A single window of Carassius gibelio isolate Cgi1373 ecotype wild population from Czech Republic chromosome A19, carGib1.2-hapl.c, whole genome shotgun sequence DNA harbors:
- the LOC127935270 gene encoding macoilin-1-like isoform X1, with translation MKRRNADCSKLRRPLKRNRITEGIHSSSTFLYLKFLVVWALVLLADFALEFRFEYLWPFWLFIRSVYDSFRYQGLAFSVFFVCVAFTSDIICLLFIPKQWLFFAASTYVWVQYVWHTERGVCLPTVSLWILFVYIEAAIRFKDLKHFHVDLCRPFAAHCIGYPVVTLGFGFKSYVSYKIRLRKQKEVQKENEFYMQLLQQALPPEQQMLQRPERETEEAPSKGLFEADSLIVAQNGTAVPKKLPVSLPELEYKEKAKDKKQQQQHSIGINNNILQTVDAKLQDIEYMENHLNTKRLNNELGSSAENLFQKEEAGGGGGGSATSKHYKNSSPHSHTSTNGSVPSSSSSRSEKKQKCAGKNLAPHRDLMENCIPNNQLSKPEALVRLEQDIKKLKADLQASRQVEQDLRSQISSLSSAERSMRSELGQLRQENEMLQNKLHNAVQAKQKDKQTIVQLEKRLKAEQEVRAAVEKQLAEEKKRKKMEEATAARVALAAASRGECTDSLRSRIRELESECKKLTHDMKLKEEPIRELELKAQELRKYKENEKDTEVLMSALSAMQDKTQHLENSLSAETRIKLDLFSALGDAKRQLEIAQGQILQKEQEIKELKQKIAEVMAVMPSITYSAETNSMTPVTPHYSSKFMDTSPSSLDPNASVYQPLKK, from the exons GTACCTTCCTGTACCTGAAGTTCTTGGTCGTTTGGGCGCTGGTTCTGCTGGCCGATTTCGCGCTGGAGTTCAGGTTCGAGTACCTGTGGCCTTTCTGGCTCTTTATCAGGAGCGTTTACGATTCCTTTAGATATCAGGGACTG gcGTTCTCTGTGTTCTTTGTGTGTGTCGCATTCACATCAGACATCATCTGCCTGCTGTTCATCCCCAAGCAATGGCTGTTCTTCGCCGCCAGCACGTATGTCTGGGTACAGTACGTGTGGCATACAG AGCGAGGTGTGTGTCTGCCGACTGTCTCGCTCTGGATTCTCTTCGTCTACATCGAAGCAGCCATCCGATTCAAGGATTTGAAACACTTTCACGTAGACCTTTGCCGTCCATTCGCAGCTCACTG CATTGGCTATCCCGTGGTGACGCTGGGCTTCGGATTCAAGAGTTATGTGAGCTATAAGATACGTCTGCGGAAGCAAAAGGAGGTGCAGAAGGAAAATGAGTTTTACATGCAGCTCCTACAGCAGGCCCTGCCTCCAGAACAACAGATGCTTCAGAGACCGGAGCGAGAGACGGAGGAGG CCCCCTCAAAAGGCTTGTTTGAAGCAGACTCGTTGATAGTGGCTCAGAACGGCACTGCTGTTCCCAAGAAACTTCCCGTCTCTCTGCCTGAACTGGAGTACAAGGAGAAGGCCAAAGAcaaaaaacagcagcagcagcacagcaTAGGAATAAACAACAACATCCTTCAGACTGTGGATGCTAAACTACAAGACATTGAGTATATGGAGAACCACCTAAACACTAAGAGACTCAACAACGAGCTTGGCAGCAGTGCCGAGAACCTGTTCCAGAAAGAGGAGGCAGGCGGTGGAGGCGGAGGCTCTGCCACCTCCAAACATTACAAAAACTCCTCCCCCCACAGCCACACCTCCACCAATGGCAGCGTACCGTCCTCCTCGTCCAGTAGGAGTGAAAAGAAGCAGAAGTGTGCAGGGAAGAACCTTGCACCTCACAGAGATCTGATGGAGAACTGTATACCTAACAACCAGCTCAGTAAGCCCGAAGCATTAGTGCG GCTTGAGCAGGACATAAAGAAGTTGAAGGCTGACCTGCAGGCGAGCAGACAGGTGGAGCAAGACCTGCGCAGTCAGATCAGCTCCCTGAGCAGCGCTGAGAGGAGCATGCGCTCGGAGCTCGGTCAGCTCCGCCAGGAGAACGAGATGCTGCAGAACAA GCTTCATAACGCTGTGCAGGCCAAGCAGAAAGACAAGCAAACGATTGTGCAGCTAGAGAAGCGGCTCAAGGCAGAACAGGAAGTGCGAGCCGCAGTGGAAAAGCAACTTgcagaagagaagaaaagaaagaagatgGAAGAGGCCACAGCTGCACGTGTGGCTTTGGCGGCTGCCTCCAG AGGAGAGTGCACAGACTCACTGAGGAGTCGCATACGTGAGCTGGAGTCGGAGTGCAAGAAGCTCACACATGACATGAAGCTGAAGGAGGAACCGATCCGAGAGCTCGAGCTCAAAGCGCAA GAGTTACGCAAATATAAGGAGAACGAAAAGGACACGGAGGTTCTGATGTCAGCGCTGTCGGCCATGCAGGACAAGACCCAGCACCTAGAGAACAGTCTGAGTGCTGAGACCaggatcaaactggatctctttTCAGCGCTCGGAGATGCCAAGAGACAGCTGGAGATCGCTCAAG GTCAGATTTTGCAGAAGGAGCAGGAGATAAAAGAGTTGAAGCAGAAGATCGCAGAGGTCATGGCGGTCATGCCCAGCATCACCTACTCGGCAGAGACCAACAGCATGACCCCTGTGACCCCACATTACTCCTCCAAGTTCATGGACACCAGTCCTTCCAGCTTGGACCCCAATGCCTCCGTCTACCAGCCGCTCAAGAAGTGA
- the LOC127935270 gene encoding macoilin-1-like isoform X2 → MKRRNADCSKLRRPLKRNRITEGIHSSTFLYLKFLVVWALVLLADFALEFRFEYLWPFWLFIRSVYDSFRYQGLAFSVFFVCVAFTSDIICLLFIPKQWLFFAASTYVWVQYVWHTERGVCLPTVSLWILFVYIEAAIRFKDLKHFHVDLCRPFAAHCIGYPVVTLGFGFKSYVSYKIRLRKQKEVQKENEFYMQLLQQALPPEQQMLQRPERETEEAPSKGLFEADSLIVAQNGTAVPKKLPVSLPELEYKEKAKDKKQQQQHSIGINNNILQTVDAKLQDIEYMENHLNTKRLNNELGSSAENLFQKEEAGGGGGGSATSKHYKNSSPHSHTSTNGSVPSSSSSRSEKKQKCAGKNLAPHRDLMENCIPNNQLSKPEALVRLEQDIKKLKADLQASRQVEQDLRSQISSLSSAERSMRSELGQLRQENEMLQNKLHNAVQAKQKDKQTIVQLEKRLKAEQEVRAAVEKQLAEEKKRKKMEEATAARVALAAASRGECTDSLRSRIRELESECKKLTHDMKLKEEPIRELELKAQELRKYKENEKDTEVLMSALSAMQDKTQHLENSLSAETRIKLDLFSALGDAKRQLEIAQGQILQKEQEIKELKQKIAEVMAVMPSITYSAETNSMTPVTPHYSSKFMDTSPSSLDPNASVYQPLKK, encoded by the exons TACCTTCCTGTACCTGAAGTTCTTGGTCGTTTGGGCGCTGGTTCTGCTGGCCGATTTCGCGCTGGAGTTCAGGTTCGAGTACCTGTGGCCTTTCTGGCTCTTTATCAGGAGCGTTTACGATTCCTTTAGATATCAGGGACTG gcGTTCTCTGTGTTCTTTGTGTGTGTCGCATTCACATCAGACATCATCTGCCTGCTGTTCATCCCCAAGCAATGGCTGTTCTTCGCCGCCAGCACGTATGTCTGGGTACAGTACGTGTGGCATACAG AGCGAGGTGTGTGTCTGCCGACTGTCTCGCTCTGGATTCTCTTCGTCTACATCGAAGCAGCCATCCGATTCAAGGATTTGAAACACTTTCACGTAGACCTTTGCCGTCCATTCGCAGCTCACTG CATTGGCTATCCCGTGGTGACGCTGGGCTTCGGATTCAAGAGTTATGTGAGCTATAAGATACGTCTGCGGAAGCAAAAGGAGGTGCAGAAGGAAAATGAGTTTTACATGCAGCTCCTACAGCAGGCCCTGCCTCCAGAACAACAGATGCTTCAGAGACCGGAGCGAGAGACGGAGGAGG CCCCCTCAAAAGGCTTGTTTGAAGCAGACTCGTTGATAGTGGCTCAGAACGGCACTGCTGTTCCCAAGAAACTTCCCGTCTCTCTGCCTGAACTGGAGTACAAGGAGAAGGCCAAAGAcaaaaaacagcagcagcagcacagcaTAGGAATAAACAACAACATCCTTCAGACTGTGGATGCTAAACTACAAGACATTGAGTATATGGAGAACCACCTAAACACTAAGAGACTCAACAACGAGCTTGGCAGCAGTGCCGAGAACCTGTTCCAGAAAGAGGAGGCAGGCGGTGGAGGCGGAGGCTCTGCCACCTCCAAACATTACAAAAACTCCTCCCCCCACAGCCACACCTCCACCAATGGCAGCGTACCGTCCTCCTCGTCCAGTAGGAGTGAAAAGAAGCAGAAGTGTGCAGGGAAGAACCTTGCACCTCACAGAGATCTGATGGAGAACTGTATACCTAACAACCAGCTCAGTAAGCCCGAAGCATTAGTGCG GCTTGAGCAGGACATAAAGAAGTTGAAGGCTGACCTGCAGGCGAGCAGACAGGTGGAGCAAGACCTGCGCAGTCAGATCAGCTCCCTGAGCAGCGCTGAGAGGAGCATGCGCTCGGAGCTCGGTCAGCTCCGCCAGGAGAACGAGATGCTGCAGAACAA GCTTCATAACGCTGTGCAGGCCAAGCAGAAAGACAAGCAAACGATTGTGCAGCTAGAGAAGCGGCTCAAGGCAGAACAGGAAGTGCGAGCCGCAGTGGAAAAGCAACTTgcagaagagaagaaaagaaagaagatgGAAGAGGCCACAGCTGCACGTGTGGCTTTGGCGGCTGCCTCCAG AGGAGAGTGCACAGACTCACTGAGGAGTCGCATACGTGAGCTGGAGTCGGAGTGCAAGAAGCTCACACATGACATGAAGCTGAAGGAGGAACCGATCCGAGAGCTCGAGCTCAAAGCGCAA GAGTTACGCAAATATAAGGAGAACGAAAAGGACACGGAGGTTCTGATGTCAGCGCTGTCGGCCATGCAGGACAAGACCCAGCACCTAGAGAACAGTCTGAGTGCTGAGACCaggatcaaactggatctctttTCAGCGCTCGGAGATGCCAAGAGACAGCTGGAGATCGCTCAAG GTCAGATTTTGCAGAAGGAGCAGGAGATAAAAGAGTTGAAGCAGAAGATCGCAGAGGTCATGGCGGTCATGCCCAGCATCACCTACTCGGCAGAGACCAACAGCATGACCCCTGTGACCCCACATTACTCCTCCAAGTTCATGGACACCAGTCCTTCCAGCTTGGACCCCAATGCCTCCGTCTACCAGCCGCTCAAGAAGTGA
- the LOC127935006 gene encoding low density lipoprotein receptor adapter protein 1-A isoform X3, translating into MDVLKSARRAFIRSPSLTTQSRSSGKHQKLPENWTDTRETLLEGMTFNLRHLGMTLVDQPKGEELSAAAVKRIVATAKASRKKLPKVALKVSPRGIVLCDSVSNQLIDNISIYRISYCTADKMHDKVFAFIAQNQQNERLECHAFFCAKRKVAQAVTLTVAQAFRVAFEFWEVAKEERENHVKWDSAGETSNSSQSERSVSLSSLKGGAVATENLLDIDDSSSLVVNADNPPESNISTTVWETDDGLEEAFSSCSLDSYEFSPDLLSLVLTPRSWTLG; encoded by the exons ATGGATGTGCTGAAATCAGCCAGAAGGGCTTTTATTCGCAGTCCCAGCCTGACCACACAGTCCCGGAGCTCAGGCAAGCACCAGA AGCTCCCTGAGAACTGGACTGACACGAGAGAGACTCTTCTGGAGGGAATGACCTTTAACCTTCGGCATCTGGGCATGACTCTGGTGGACCAACCCAAAGGCGAGGAGCTCTCCGCTGCCGCTGTCAAGAGGATTGTTGCCACG GCCAAAGCCAGCAGGAAGAAACTGCCTAAAGTGGCCCTGAAAGTGTCTCCTCGGGGAATCGTCCTGTGCGACAGTGTGTCCAACCAGCTGATCGACAACATTTCCATATACAG GATATCATACTGCACAGCTGACAAGATGCATGACAAAGTGTTTGCTTTCATCGCTCAGAACCAGCAGAATGAGAGGCTGGAGTGCCATGCGTTCTTCTGTGCCAAACGGAAAGTG GCCCAGGCAGTCACACTCACGGTGGCCCAGGCCTTCAGAGTGGCCTTCGAGTTCTGGGAGGTTGCCAAAGAAG agagagagaatcatGTGAAATGGGATTCAGCTGGAGAGACGTCCAACAGCTCACAGTCGGAGAGATCGGTCAGCTTGAGCAGCCTGAAAGGAGGAG CAGTAGCTACAGAAAACCTGTTGGACATTGATGATTCCTCATCTCTTGTGGTGAATGCGGACAATCCTCCCGAATCCAACATCAGCACCACTGTATGG GAGACGGATGATGGTCTGGAAGAGGCTTTTTCAAG CTGCAGTTTGGATAGCTATGAGTTCTCTCCAG ACTTGCTGAGTCTCGTACTAACCCCCAGGTCCTGGACATTGGGCTGA
- the LOC127935006 gene encoding low density lipoprotein receptor adapter protein 1-A isoform X4 — protein MDVLKSARRAFIRSPSLTTQSRSSGKHQKLPENWTDTRETLLEGMTFNLRHLGMTLVDQPKGEELSAAAVKRIVATAKASRKKLPKVALKVSPRGIVLCDSVSNQLIDNISIYRISYCTADKMHDKVFAFIAQNQQNERLECHAFFCAKRKVAQAVTLTVAQAFRVAFEFWEVAKEERENHVKWDSAGETSNSSQSERSVSLSSLKGGVATENLLDIDDSSSLVVNADNPPESNISTTVWETDDGLEEAFSSCSLDSYEFSPDLLSLVLTPRSWTLG, from the exons ATGGATGTGCTGAAATCAGCCAGAAGGGCTTTTATTCGCAGTCCCAGCCTGACCACACAGTCCCGGAGCTCAGGCAAGCACCAGA AGCTCCCTGAGAACTGGACTGACACGAGAGAGACTCTTCTGGAGGGAATGACCTTTAACCTTCGGCATCTGGGCATGACTCTGGTGGACCAACCCAAAGGCGAGGAGCTCTCCGCTGCCGCTGTCAAGAGGATTGTTGCCACG GCCAAAGCCAGCAGGAAGAAACTGCCTAAAGTGGCCCTGAAAGTGTCTCCTCGGGGAATCGTCCTGTGCGACAGTGTGTCCAACCAGCTGATCGACAACATTTCCATATACAG GATATCATACTGCACAGCTGACAAGATGCATGACAAAGTGTTTGCTTTCATCGCTCAGAACCAGCAGAATGAGAGGCTGGAGTGCCATGCGTTCTTCTGTGCCAAACGGAAAGTG GCCCAGGCAGTCACACTCACGGTGGCCCAGGCCTTCAGAGTGGCCTTCGAGTTCTGGGAGGTTGCCAAAGAAG agagagagaatcatGTGAAATGGGATTCAGCTGGAGAGACGTCCAACAGCTCACAGTCGGAGAGATCGGTCAGCTTGAGCAGCCTGAAAGGAGGAG TAGCTACAGAAAACCTGTTGGACATTGATGATTCCTCATCTCTTGTGGTGAATGCGGACAATCCTCCCGAATCCAACATCAGCACCACTGTATGG GAGACGGATGATGGTCTGGAAGAGGCTTTTTCAAG CTGCAGTTTGGATAGCTATGAGTTCTCTCCAG ACTTGCTGAGTCTCGTACTAACCCCCAGGTCCTGGACATTGGGCTGA
- the LOC127935006 gene encoding low density lipoprotein receptor adapter protein 1-B isoform X2, whose amino-acid sequence MDVLKSARRAFIRSPSLTTQSRSSGKHQKLPENWTDTRETLLEGMTFNLRHLGMTLVDQPKGEELSAAAVKRIVATAKASRKKLPKVALKVSPRGIVLCDSVSNQLIDNISIYRISYCTADKMHDKVFAFIAQNQQNERLECHAFFCAKRKVAQAVTLTVAQAFRVAFEFWEVAKEERENHVKWDSAGETSNSSQSERSVSLSSLKGGVATENLLDIDDSSSLVVNADNPPESNISTTVWETDDGLEEAFSRLAESRTNPQVLDIGLTPQDWNSETDWDKTNGNAANAEELFSL is encoded by the exons ATGGATGTGCTGAAATCAGCCAGAAGGGCTTTTATTCGCAGTCCCAGCCTGACCACACAGTCCCGGAGCTCAGGCAAGCACCAGA AGCTCCCTGAGAACTGGACTGACACGAGAGAGACTCTTCTGGAGGGAATGACCTTTAACCTTCGGCATCTGGGCATGACTCTGGTGGACCAACCCAAAGGCGAGGAGCTCTCCGCTGCCGCTGTCAAGAGGATTGTTGCCACG GCCAAAGCCAGCAGGAAGAAACTGCCTAAAGTGGCCCTGAAAGTGTCTCCTCGGGGAATCGTCCTGTGCGACAGTGTGTCCAACCAGCTGATCGACAACATTTCCATATACAG GATATCATACTGCACAGCTGACAAGATGCATGACAAAGTGTTTGCTTTCATCGCTCAGAACCAGCAGAATGAGAGGCTGGAGTGCCATGCGTTCTTCTGTGCCAAACGGAAAGTG GCCCAGGCAGTCACACTCACGGTGGCCCAGGCCTTCAGAGTGGCCTTCGAGTTCTGGGAGGTTGCCAAAGAAG agagagagaatcatGTGAAATGGGATTCAGCTGGAGAGACGTCCAACAGCTCACAGTCGGAGAGATCGGTCAGCTTGAGCAGCCTGAAAGGAGGAG TAGCTACAGAAAACCTGTTGGACATTGATGATTCCTCATCTCTTGTGGTGAATGCGGACAATCCTCCCGAATCCAACATCAGCACCACTGTATGG GAGACGGATGATGGTCTGGAAGAGGCTTTTTCAAG ACTTGCTGAGTCTCGTACTAACCCCCAGGTCCTGGACATTGGGCTGACGCCTCAGGACTGGAACTCTGAGACCGACTGGGACAAGACCAATGGAAACGCAGCGAACGCAGAGGAGCTCTTCAGCCTCTGA
- the LOC127935006 gene encoding low density lipoprotein receptor adapter protein 1-B isoform X1, with protein sequence MDVLKSARRAFIRSPSLTTQSRSSGKHQKLPENWTDTRETLLEGMTFNLRHLGMTLVDQPKGEELSAAAVKRIVATAKASRKKLPKVALKVSPRGIVLCDSVSNQLIDNISIYRISYCTADKMHDKVFAFIAQNQQNERLECHAFFCAKRKVAQAVTLTVAQAFRVAFEFWEVAKEERENHVKWDSAGETSNSSQSERSVSLSSLKGGAVATENLLDIDDSSSLVVNADNPPESNISTTVWETDDGLEEAFSRLAESRTNPQVLDIGLTPQDWNSETDWDKTNGNAANAEELFSL encoded by the exons ATGGATGTGCTGAAATCAGCCAGAAGGGCTTTTATTCGCAGTCCCAGCCTGACCACACAGTCCCGGAGCTCAGGCAAGCACCAGA AGCTCCCTGAGAACTGGACTGACACGAGAGAGACTCTTCTGGAGGGAATGACCTTTAACCTTCGGCATCTGGGCATGACTCTGGTGGACCAACCCAAAGGCGAGGAGCTCTCCGCTGCCGCTGTCAAGAGGATTGTTGCCACG GCCAAAGCCAGCAGGAAGAAACTGCCTAAAGTGGCCCTGAAAGTGTCTCCTCGGGGAATCGTCCTGTGCGACAGTGTGTCCAACCAGCTGATCGACAACATTTCCATATACAG GATATCATACTGCACAGCTGACAAGATGCATGACAAAGTGTTTGCTTTCATCGCTCAGAACCAGCAGAATGAGAGGCTGGAGTGCCATGCGTTCTTCTGTGCCAAACGGAAAGTG GCCCAGGCAGTCACACTCACGGTGGCCCAGGCCTTCAGAGTGGCCTTCGAGTTCTGGGAGGTTGCCAAAGAAG agagagagaatcatGTGAAATGGGATTCAGCTGGAGAGACGTCCAACAGCTCACAGTCGGAGAGATCGGTCAGCTTGAGCAGCCTGAAAGGAGGAG CAGTAGCTACAGAAAACCTGTTGGACATTGATGATTCCTCATCTCTTGTGGTGAATGCGGACAATCCTCCCGAATCCAACATCAGCACCACTGTATGG GAGACGGATGATGGTCTGGAAGAGGCTTTTTCAAG ACTTGCTGAGTCTCGTACTAACCCCCAGGTCCTGGACATTGGGCTGACGCCTCAGGACTGGAACTCTGAGACCGACTGGGACAAGACCAATGGAAACGCAGCGAACGCAGAGGAGCTCTTCAGCCTCTGA